The Streptomyces phaeolivaceus genome has a window encoding:
- a CDS encoding vWA domain-containing protein produces the protein MANFSKSNVPRFSVEVYQNEYLPEGGREVNAIVTVSATGGGTIGSAVAAPHLYSPGQGPSAAVALMVDCSGSMDYPPTKMRNARDATAAAIDTLRDGVHFAVIDGTHVAREVYPGNGRLAVADSATREQAKQALRRLSAGGGTAIGTWLKLADRLLASADVAIRHGILLTDGRNEHESPEDLKAALDACAGRFTCDARGVGTDWEVKEVTGIASALLGTADIVADPAALSADFTQMMEAAMGKEVADVALRLWTPVGTQIKFVKQVAPTVEQLTDRRTEAGPRAGDYPTGSWGDESRDYHVCVEVPSADLGQEMLAARVSLVIPQPDGTVQNLGAQGLVKAVWTDDMVASTSINPQVAHYTGQAELAQVIQQGLDARKSGDFDGATAKLGRAVQLASASGNADTAKLLAKVVDVVDAATGTVRLKAKVTEADEMTLETRSTKTVRVKK, from the coding sequence ATGGCCAATTTCTCGAAGTCGAACGTGCCGCGGTTCTCGGTCGAGGTGTACCAGAACGAGTACCTGCCCGAGGGTGGCCGCGAGGTCAACGCCATCGTGACGGTCAGCGCGACGGGGGGCGGCACCATCGGCAGCGCGGTCGCCGCGCCGCACCTCTACTCGCCAGGCCAGGGCCCGTCCGCCGCCGTGGCGCTCATGGTCGACTGCTCGGGGTCGATGGACTACCCGCCGACCAAGATGCGCAACGCCCGGGACGCCACGGCCGCCGCGATCGACACCCTGCGCGACGGCGTCCACTTCGCGGTGATCGACGGCACCCATGTGGCCCGGGAGGTCTACCCGGGCAACGGCCGGCTCGCGGTCGCCGACTCCGCCACCCGGGAGCAGGCCAAGCAGGCGCTGCGCAGGCTCAGCGCGGGCGGCGGCACCGCCATCGGCACCTGGCTGAAGCTCGCGGACCGGCTGCTCGCCTCGGCGGACGTCGCCATCCGCCACGGCATCCTGCTCACCGACGGCCGCAACGAGCACGAGTCGCCCGAGGACTTGAAGGCCGCGTTGGACGCCTGTGCCGGACGGTTCACGTGTGACGCGCGTGGAGTGGGCACCGACTGGGAGGTGAAGGAGGTCACGGGGATCGCCTCCGCGCTGCTCGGCACCGCCGACATCGTCGCCGACCCGGCCGCCCTGTCCGCCGACTTCACGCAGATGATGGAGGCGGCCATGGGCAAGGAGGTCGCGGACGTCGCCCTGCGACTGTGGACCCCGGTCGGTACGCAGATCAAGTTCGTCAAGCAAGTGGCACCCACGGTCGAGCAGTTGACCGACCGTCGCACGGAGGCCGGACCGCGTGCCGGGGACTACCCGACCGGGTCGTGGGGTGACGAGTCCCGCGACTACCACGTGTGTGTCGAGGTGCCGTCCGCCGACCTCGGCCAGGAGATGCTGGCCGCCCGTGTCTCCCTGGTGATCCCGCAGCCCGACGGCACCGTCCAGAACCTCGGCGCCCAGGGTCTGGTGAAGGCGGTGTGGACCGACGACATGGTCGCGTCGACGTCGATCAACCCCCAGGTCGCGCACTACACGGGCCAGGCCGAACTGGCACAAGTCATCCAGCAGGGTTTGGATGCCCGCAAATCAGGTGATTTCGACGGGGCAACGGCCAAGCTGGGACGAGCCGTTCAGCTCGCCAGCGCGTCGGGGAACGCGGATACTGCGAAACTGCTTGCGAAGGTGGTGGACGTGGTCGACGCGGCGACAGGTACTGTGCGACTGAAGGCGAAGGTCACGGAGGCCGACGAGATGACTCTCGAGACCCGGTCCACAAAGACTGTTCGTGTAAAGAAGTAG
- a CDS encoding FHA domain-containing protein: MPTCPNGHQSGSDDWCEVCGHRMAGAVPPPPPPPPPGAGYGYPPPGSPPPPPGGGGPGGPGGRPHLAAEPELCPQCRTPREGGAPFCEECRWNFLTNTATTYTPAAPRSGPPGPGGPGPGQGPGPGGNPALRFQQQQPPPPSFGGGDAYDYQSSRPSQMNRPAEPIPPGPFGGDSSGPGGPGGPGGNGGFGGPGGPGGPGGPGGHGGQGPGGPGRPGGPGGPGGPGGPPGPGGSSGFGGGPSGQPGRPGPGQPGQSAFGGDPSRPGPSGFGGDPSRPGPSGFGGDPSRPGPGGFGDPSRPVPPPPGPTPGGQGPGGPGGPGFPGGQGQGGGPGGPGGAPQGYQQAGASAPPAFPQETRRPQPGNPGGPGGPGPGPGGQGPGGGPSFGGDDDWVISPPSTGPGGQGGPGGPGGYGYPQPGATQAPPGPAYPQAPTTWSATIGPDRDYFMAMMQRSGPEAAGLNLPAYSPEQRRALTGNQITIGRRRHSTGDTPDIDLSVPPEDPGVSHQHAVLVQQPDGSWAVVDQNSTNGTTVNGSEDPIQPFVPIPLQDGDRVHVGAWTTITIRRG; the protein is encoded by the coding sequence ATGCCGACCTGCCCGAACGGACACCAGTCGGGTTCCGACGACTGGTGCGAGGTCTGCGGTCACCGTATGGCCGGTGCCGTACCCCCGCCGCCTCCACCGCCGCCCCCGGGCGCCGGTTACGGATACCCGCCGCCCGGCTCCCCTCCCCCGCCTCCCGGTGGGGGCGGTCCCGGCGGCCCCGGGGGACGCCCGCACCTCGCCGCCGAGCCGGAACTCTGCCCGCAGTGCCGCACGCCCCGCGAGGGCGGCGCGCCCTTCTGCGAGGAGTGCCGGTGGAACTTCCTGACCAACACCGCGACGACGTACACCCCGGCCGCGCCCCGGTCGGGGCCGCCCGGTCCCGGCGGCCCCGGCCCCGGTCAGGGTCCCGGCCCCGGCGGGAACCCGGCGCTCCGGTTCCAGCAGCAACAGCCGCCTCCGCCGTCCTTCGGCGGCGGTGACGCGTACGACTACCAGAGCTCCCGCCCCTCCCAGATGAACCGCCCCGCCGAACCGATCCCGCCGGGACCGTTCGGCGGCGATTCGTCGGGTCCGGGCGGCCCCGGGGGACCGGGCGGAAACGGTGGGTTCGGCGGTCCTGGTGGACCCGGAGGTCCTGGTGGCCCCGGTGGACACGGCGGTCAGGGTCCGGGTGGACCGGGCCGTCCGGGTGGGCCCGGGGGTCCTGGCGGCCCCGGTGGCCCGCCGGGGCCCGGGGGTTCCTCCGGGTTCGGCGGTGGGCCTTCGGGCCAGCCCGGCCGTCCCGGTCCGGGGCAGCCCGGCCAGTCGGCGTTCGGCGGCGATCCTTCACGCCCCGGCCCCTCGGGCTTCGGCGGCGACCCTTCGCGGCCCGGCCCCTCCGGCTTCGGCGGCGACCCTTCGCGGCCCGGCCCCGGCGGCTTCGGCGACCCCTCCCGGCCTGTTCCTCCGCCGCCCGGTCCCACACCGGGCGGTCAGGGTCCCGGTGGACCCGGTGGACCCGGATTCCCCGGTGGCCAAGGCCAGGGCGGCGGACCGGGCGGCCCCGGTGGGGCACCGCAGGGCTACCAGCAGGCGGGGGCGTCCGCTCCGCCGGCCTTCCCGCAGGAGACCCGGCGACCGCAGCCCGGGAACCCCGGCGGACCGGGTGGACCCGGCCCCGGTCCCGGTGGTCAGGGTCCCGGTGGCGGACCCTCCTTCGGTGGCGACGACGACTGGGTGATCTCCCCGCCGTCGACCGGCCCCGGCGGTCAAGGTGGACCCGGTGGACCCGGTGGCTACGGCTACCCGCAGCCCGGTGCCACCCAGGCCCCGCCCGGCCCCGCGTACCCGCAGGCGCCGACGACCTGGAGCGCGACCATCGGCCCGGACCGCGACTACTTCATGGCGATGATGCAGCGCTCGGGCCCCGAGGCGGCGGGCCTGAACCTGCCCGCGTACTCCCCGGAGCAGCGGCGCGCCCTCACCGGCAACCAGATCACCATCGGACGCCGCCGGCACTCCACCGGCGACACCCCCGACATCGATCTGTCGGTGCCGCCGGAGGACCCGGGCGTCTCGCACCAGCACGCGGTGCTGGTGCAGCAGCCCGACGGCAGCTGGGCGGTCGTCGACCAGAACTCCACGAACGGCACCACGGTCAACGGTTCCGAGGACCCCATCCAGCCCTTCGTCCCGATCCCCCTCCAGGACGGGGACCGGGTCCACGTGGGCGCGTGGACGACGATCACGATCCGCCGGGGCTGA
- a CDS encoding methyltransferase domain-containing protein — translation MGSDTVDHDLERLAAEARSALVREIEASGAWDADLEWRKAFESVPRHLFVPYYYVGGVGGFERLWGEERDPGRRARWVRGAYADAPLATRVRNGELISSSSQPSLMAMMLAELGVEDGDRVLEIGAGTGYNAALLAHRLGDDLVTTVDLDADITEAARTHLHAAGYHPTVVTGDGARGVPERAPYDRIIATCTLHSIPRAWLAQCTPGAHVLTPLATGLVRLRVEDAEHAEGRFLHTSAYFVPLRGGSEPEVVRPHLGGLPHRARDHELFRFLLALTAASLDPHEALALWQREGMPSRERYGITVRGDRAWAWLDDPEGAYAWPLP, via the coding sequence ATGGGCTCGGACACCGTGGACCACGATCTGGAACGCCTCGCCGCCGAGGCCCGGTCGGCGCTGGTGCGGGAGATCGAGGCGAGCGGGGCGTGGGACGCCGACCTGGAGTGGCGGAAGGCGTTCGAGAGCGTTCCCCGGCATCTCTTCGTGCCCTACTACTACGTGGGCGGTGTGGGTGGATTCGAGCGGCTGTGGGGCGAGGAGCGCGACCCCGGGCGGCGGGCCCGCTGGGTGCGGGGCGCGTACGCCGACGCCCCGCTCGCCACGCGGGTGCGGAACGGGGAGCTGATCTCCTCCAGCAGCCAGCCGTCGCTGATGGCGATGATGCTGGCCGAGCTGGGGGTGGAGGACGGCGACCGGGTGCTGGAGATCGGCGCGGGCACCGGCTACAACGCCGCCCTGCTGGCGCACCGGCTGGGGGACGACCTGGTCACGACCGTCGATCTGGACGCCGACATCACGGAGGCGGCGCGCACGCATCTGCACGCCGCCGGGTACCACCCGACCGTCGTCACCGGGGACGGCGCGCGCGGGGTGCCCGAGCGGGCGCCGTACGACCGGATCATCGCGACCTGCACGCTGCACTCGATCCCGCGCGCCTGGCTCGCCCAGTGCACGCCCGGCGCGCACGTCCTGACCCCGCTGGCCACCGGGCTGGTGCGGCTGCGGGTCGAGGACGCCGAGCACGCCGAGGGGCGCTTCCTGCACACGTCGGCGTACTTCGTGCCGCTGCGCGGGGGCAGTGAGCCGGAGGTGGTGCGTCCGCATCTCGGCGGGCTGCCGCACCGGGCCAGGGACCATGAGCTGTTCCGGTTCCTGCTGGCGCTGACGGCGGCCAGTCTCGACCCGCACGAGGCGCTCGCCCTGTGGCAGCGCGAGGGCATGCCGTCCCGTGAGCGCTACGGCATCACGGTCCGCGGCGACCGCGCCTGGGCCTGGCTGGACGACCCCGAGGGGGCGTACGCCTGGCCGCTGCCGTGA
- a CDS encoding globin — protein sequence MNEIRRGTLQEQTFYEQVGGEETFRRLVHRFYEGVAGDPLLRPMYPEEDLGPAEDRFALFLMQYWGGPTTYSENRGHPRLRMRHAPFTVDRAAHDAWLKHMRDAVDELGLSEEHEHTLWNYLTYAAASMVNSPG from the coding sequence GTGAATGAGATTCGGCGCGGCACGCTTCAGGAGCAGACCTTCTACGAGCAGGTCGGCGGCGAGGAGACCTTCCGACGCCTCGTACACCGTTTCTACGAGGGTGTGGCCGGGGATCCGCTCCTGCGGCCGATGTATCCCGAGGAGGACCTGGGCCCTGCCGAGGACCGCTTCGCGCTGTTCCTGATGCAGTACTGGGGCGGCCCCACCACGTACAGCGAGAACCGCGGCCACCCCCGGCTCCGGATGCGCCACGCCCCGTTCACCGTGGACCGCGCCGCCCACGACGCCTGGCTGAAGCACATGCGCGACGCCGTCGACGAGCTGGGCCTGTCCGAGGAGCACGAGCACACCCTCTGGAACTACCTCACCTACGCCGCGGCCTCGATGGTGAACTCCCCGGGCTGA
- a CDS encoding acyl-CoA thioesterase, with the protein MRHIYRCPLRWADMDAYGHVNNVVFLRYLEEARIDFLFRPEKDFKQGSVVARHEIDYKRQLVHRHRPVDVELWVTEIRAASFTITYEVKDPEQVYVRASTVIVPFDFATQRPRRITAEEREFLEEYRDDKAEAVAA; encoded by the coding sequence TTGCGGCACATCTACCGCTGCCCACTGCGCTGGGCGGACATGGACGCGTACGGCCACGTCAACAACGTGGTGTTCCTCCGCTATCTGGAGGAAGCCCGTATCGACTTCCTGTTCCGCCCGGAGAAGGATTTCAAGCAGGGGTCCGTGGTGGCGCGCCATGAGATCGACTACAAGCGGCAGTTGGTGCACCGGCACAGGCCGGTGGACGTCGAGCTGTGGGTCACGGAGATAAGGGCGGCCTCGTTCACGATCACCTACGAGGTCAAGGACCCCGAGCAGGTCTACGTCCGGGCCTCGACGGTGATAGTGCCGTTCGACTTCGCGACCCAGCGGCCCCGGCGGATCACCGCCGAGGAACGTGAGTTCCTGGAGGAGTACAGAGACGACAAGGCGGAGGCCGTCGCCGCATGA
- the ettA gene encoding energy-dependent translational throttle protein EttA, with the protein MAEYIYTMRKTRKAHGDKVILDDVTLSFLPGAKIGVVGPNGAGKSTVLKIMAGLEQPSNGDAFLSPGYSVGMLLQEPPLDESKTVLQNVQDGAAEIMGKLHRFNEVAELMATDYSDALLDEMGKLQEDLDHANAWDLDTQLEQAMDALGCPPGDWPVTNLSGGERRRVALCKLLLEAPDLLLLDEPTNHLDAESVQWLEQHLAKYPGTVVAVTHDRYFLDNVAGWILELDRGRAIGYEGNYSTYLETKQTRLKVEGQKDAKRAKRLKEELEWVRSNAKGRQAKSKARLARYEEMAAEADKMRKLDFEEIQIPPGPRLGSVVVEVNNLSKAFGEKVLIDDLSFTLPRNGIVGIIGPNGAGKTTLFKMIQGLEEPDSGSIKVGETVKISYVDQSRENIDPKKTLWAVVSDELDYINVGQVEMPSRAYVSAFGFKGPDQQKPAGVLSGGERNRLNLALTLKLGGNLLLLDEPTNDLDVETLSSLENALLEFPGCAVVVSHDRWFLDRVATHILAYEGESKWFWFEGNFESYEKNKIERLGADATRPHRATYKKLTRG; encoded by the coding sequence TTGGCTGAGTACATCTACACGATGCGCAAGACACGCAAGGCGCACGGCGACAAGGTGATCCTTGACGACGTCACGCTGAGCTTCCTGCCCGGCGCGAAGATCGGTGTGGTCGGTCCGAACGGTGCCGGTAAGTCCACCGTTCTGAAGATCATGGCGGGGCTCGAGCAGCCCTCCAACGGTGACGCGTTCCTGTCGCCCGGGTACAGCGTCGGCATGCTCCTCCAGGAGCCGCCGCTGGACGAGTCGAAGACGGTCCTGCAGAACGTGCAGGACGGCGCCGCCGAGATCATGGGCAAGCTCCACCGCTTCAACGAGGTCGCGGAGCTGATGGCGACCGACTACTCGGACGCCCTCCTGGACGAGATGGGCAAGCTCCAGGAGGACCTGGACCACGCGAACGCGTGGGACCTGGACACCCAGCTGGAGCAGGCCATGGACGCCCTGGGCTGCCCGCCCGGCGACTGGCCCGTCACCAACCTCTCCGGTGGTGAGCGCCGCCGCGTCGCGCTCTGCAAGCTGCTGCTCGAAGCCCCCGACCTGCTGCTGCTCGACGAGCCCACCAACCACCTGGACGCCGAGTCGGTGCAGTGGCTGGAGCAGCACCTCGCGAAGTACCCCGGCACCGTCGTCGCCGTCACCCACGACCGGTACTTCCTCGACAACGTCGCGGGCTGGATCCTGGAGCTCGACCGAGGCCGCGCCATCGGCTACGAGGGCAACTACTCCACGTACCTGGAGACCAAGCAGACCCGTCTCAAGGTCGAGGGCCAGAAGGACGCCAAGCGCGCCAAGCGGCTCAAGGAAGAGCTGGAGTGGGTCCGCTCCAACGCCAAGGGCCGACAGGCCAAGTCCAAGGCGCGCCTGGCCCGTTACGAGGAGATGGCGGCCGAGGCCGACAAGATGCGGAAGCTGGACTTCGAGGAGATCCAGATCCCGCCGGGCCCCCGTCTGGGCAGTGTGGTCGTCGAGGTCAACAACCTCAGCAAGGCCTTCGGCGAGAAGGTCCTCATTGACGACCTCTCCTTCACGCTCCCGCGCAACGGCATCGTGGGCATCATCGGCCCGAACGGCGCCGGCAAGACGACCCTCTTCAAGATGATCCAGGGTCTGGAGGAGCCCGACTCCGGTTCGATCAAGGTCGGCGAGACCGTCAAGATCTCCTACGTCGACCAGAGCCGCGAGAACATCGACCCCAAGAAGACGCTGTGGGCCGTCGTCTCCGACGAACTGGACTACATCAACGTCGGCCAGGTCGAGATGCCCTCCCGTGCCTATGTCTCAGCGTTCGGCTTCAAGGGCCCGGACCAGCAGAAGCCGGCCGGGGTGCTCTCCGGCGGTGAGCGCAACCGCCTCAACCTGGCGCTCACCCTCAAGCTCGGCGGCAACCTGCTGCTCCTCGACGAGCCGACCAACGACCTCGACGTCGAGACCCTGTCGTCGCTGGAGAACGCGCTCCTGGAGTTCCCCGGCTGCGCCGTGGTCGTCTCCCACGACCGCTGGTTCCTGGACCGGGTGGCGACGCACATCCTCGCCTACGAGGGCGAGTCCAAGTGGTTCTGGTTCGAGGGCAACTTCGAGTCGTACGAGAAGAACAAGATCGAGCGACTCGGCGCCGACGCCACCCGTCCGCACCGCGCCACCTACAAGAAGCTGACCCGGGGCTGA
- a CDS encoding TQXA domain-containing protein, protein MVSSFSASFSGWSGWAARRRGATRLAAVSLVSGLLVAGAIVTAGPAAADGTPRNSGGATATIGGLKTYGTAVLRTGDGQEQRLPAGLFEMFVDGGGTLQTYCVDVQNPTQKDAKYQETPWSGTSLGANKDAGKIRWILQNSYPQVNDLAALAGKAGTKGLTEEEAATGTQVAIWRYSDAADVTALDPEAEKLADYLEKSARSLAEPAASLTLDPAAVSGRPGERLGPVTVHTNADAVTVTPPSDGTADGVRVVDADGEAVTSAGDGGELYFEVPEDAADGTAELTVQASTTVPVGRAFASETRSQTQILAGSSESTVSATATAHWAGKGAIPALSAEKNCAEGGLDITAANQGDKPFVFELMGITYTIDTGETRTVTIPLQEDQAYDFTIEGPNGFAKQFRGVLDCRTETAADADGDSVQTLSEPSPATVGGNAATASDTDLAETGSSGATPLIGGVAIGLVVIGGAVVILLRKRNP, encoded by the coding sequence GTGGTTTCTTCGTTCTCGGCGTCGTTCTCCGGGTGGTCCGGGTGGGCCGCGCGCAGGCGAGGGGCGACTCGCCTCGCCGCCGTGTCACTCGTGTCCGGACTCCTCGTCGCGGGTGCGATCGTCACCGCGGGCCCGGCCGCCGCCGACGGGACACCGCGGAACTCCGGTGGGGCGACCGCGACCATAGGCGGGCTCAAGACGTACGGGACGGCCGTGCTCCGGACCGGCGACGGACAGGAACAGCGGCTCCCCGCAGGGCTGTTCGAGATGTTCGTCGACGGCGGGGGCACCCTGCAGACCTACTGCGTGGATGTCCAGAACCCGACGCAGAAGGACGCCAAGTACCAGGAGACCCCCTGGAGCGGCACCTCGCTGGGCGCCAACAAGGACGCCGGGAAGATCCGCTGGATCCTCCAGAACTCCTACCCGCAGGTGAACGACCTCGCGGCACTCGCCGGCAAGGCCGGGACCAAGGGGCTCACCGAGGAGGAAGCGGCGACCGGAACCCAGGTGGCGATCTGGCGCTACTCGGACGCGGCCGATGTGACCGCCCTGGACCCGGAGGCGGAGAAGCTCGCGGACTACCTGGAGAAGAGCGCGCGGAGCCTGGCGGAACCGGCCGCGTCCCTGACCCTGGACCCGGCCGCGGTCTCCGGTCGGCCGGGCGAGCGACTCGGCCCGGTCACGGTGCACACCAACGCGGACGCCGTGACCGTGACCCCGCCCTCGGACGGGACGGCGGACGGGGTGAGGGTCGTCGACGCGGACGGTGAGGCCGTGACCTCGGCCGGTGACGGCGGTGAGCTGTACTTCGAGGTGCCCGAGGACGCCGCGGACGGCACGGCCGAACTGACCGTGCAGGCCTCGACGACCGTGCCGGTGGGCCGTGCCTTCGCCTCCGAGACCCGCAGCCAGACGCAGATCCTCGCGGGCTCCAGCGAGTCCACGGTCTCCGCGACGGCGACCGCGCACTGGGCCGGGAAGGGCGCGATACCCGCACTGTCGGCCGAGAAGAACTGCGCCGAGGGCGGCCTCGACATCACGGCCGCCAACCAGGGCGACAAGCCCTTCGTCTTCGAGCTGATGGGGATCACGTACACCATCGACACGGGTGAGACCCGCACGGTGACGATCCCCTTGCAGGAGGACCAGGCGTACGACTTCACCATCGAGGGGCCGAACGGCTTCGCGAAGCAGTTCCGGGGCGTGCTCGACTGCCGGACGGAGACCGCGGCCGACGCGGACGGGGACTCGGTCCAGACGCTGAGCGAGCCCAGCCCGGCGACCGTCGGCGGCAACGCGGCCACGGCGTCCGACACCGATCTTGCTGAGACCGGCAGCTCCGGCGCCACCCCGCTGATCGGGGGCGTCGCCATCGGGCTTGTCGTGATCGGCGGCGCGGTGGTGATCCTTCTCCGCAAGCGGAACCCGTGA
- a CDS encoding single-stranded DNA-binding protein, translating into MNETTVCVVGNVATQPVCRESSTGSSARFRLAVTSRYWDREKNEWTDGHTNFFTVWARRTLAANVASSVALGDPVVVQGRLKVRTEQRDGQSRVSADVDAIAIGHDLSRGTSAFRRTPRGEASAVSQANYPPPSQPEPEPNWETPPPGSRLDAAGELRPEPAGVT; encoded by the coding sequence ATGAACGAGACGACGGTGTGCGTGGTGGGGAACGTGGCGACGCAGCCGGTCTGCCGGGAATCGTCGACGGGGTCGTCGGCCCGCTTCCGGCTGGCGGTGACCTCGCGGTACTGGGACCGGGAGAAGAACGAGTGGACCGACGGACACACCAACTTCTTCACGGTGTGGGCGCGGCGCACGCTCGCCGCGAACGTGGCGTCGTCCGTCGCGCTGGGCGATCCGGTGGTGGTGCAGGGCCGGTTGAAGGTGCGCACCGAACAGCGGGACGGGCAGAGCCGGGTCTCGGCGGACGTTGACGCGATCGCCATCGGCCACGATCTGTCGCGGGGCACGTCGGCGTTCCGAAGGACACCCAGGGGAGAGGCGTCGGCGGTGTCTCAGGCCAACTACCCACCCCCGTCGCAGCCGGAGCCGGAGCCGAACTGGGAGACACCGCCGCCCGGAAGCCGGCTCGACGCGGCCGGTGAACTCCGGCCGGAGCCGGCCGGGGTGACGTGA